The window CTTTTTCCAATCCTTCAGCAATGATTTTCCCAGCTTGATCAGGTGCGGAAGCATGTCCTTCAATGACAACTTCATCTACGATTTGCATACCGAATACGCCGCCAGCAATATTCTTAATATAGTTAACCGCCATTTCCATTCCAGCTGCAGGGCCTTCTGAATAGATGCCGCCGCGTGCGCTCAGGATAATTGCTTTTTTGTCAGTCAAAAGCTGGACTGCCTGACCGTTTTCGTCATATTTGAAAGAATATCCAGCCTCGTACACATAATCAATGAACGTCTGAAGCTTGGCAGGAATAGTCATGTTCCATAATGGGAAAGCAAAAACAATGACATCTGCTGCTGTTAAGGCATCCTTTGCTTTTTGTTTTGCTGCCAAAATACGTTTTTCAATATCTGTAAGTTCCTCGCCAGATTGCAGCTTGCCAAATGCATTGAAAAGATCCTGGCCAAAGTACGGCATATCTTCAGCAAAAACATCAAATGTTGTTACGTTAACGCCTTCAAGGTTTTCCATGAAGGTTTCATACATTTTGCTTGATACTGCTTCAGAAGCTGGTCTGTTATTTGCTTTTACTACTAATACGTTCATTTATTTTTTTATCTCCCTTTTTTTACAAGTAATTAAGATATACTTAAGTAGTATATCTTTAATTAAAAATATACTAATGTAATGATAAAGTCAACGTTCTTATCTTTCCTTATAATTCCTTTTCATAGTAAAGGAACCATTTATTTGTTCGGCCCACTGTTTTAAATCCAAATAAAGTTTTAACTACTTCTTCTATACTGTGTCTGGAAAATACTTTGATAGAACTTTGCAGCTGCCATAACCTTCTGTTATTTATGCTATGGCCCTTGTCTTCTCACTGAAGTTTCCTAGGGTCTCATCATTTGTCTTGTTCCAGAATCCGAACCTCCACAGGAGGCAGCATTCCCTTCAACTGTTCTCTTTTTGATTCAAACCATGGTGGAAGCATTAATTTTTCTCCAAGTTCATCAAATGGTTCATCGACCGCAAAACCGGGTT is drawn from Bacillus sp. FJAT-18017 and contains these coding sequences:
- a CDS encoding FMN-dependent NADH-azoreductase, whose amino-acid sequence is MNVLVVKANNRPASEAVSSKMYETFMENLEGVNVTTFDVFAEDMPYFGQDLFNAFGKLQSGEELTDIEKRILAAKQKAKDALTAADVIVFAFPLWNMTIPAKLQTFIDYVYEAGYSFKYDENGQAVQLLTDKKAIILSARGGIYSEGPAAGMEMAVNYIKNIAGGVFGMQIVDEVVIEGHASAPDQAGKIIAEGLEKVKETAKKLSAVAV